The region GCGGGTAACGGGATGCCAGGGAGTCGGCGAGATGCGTGAGTGCCTCGTCGACGTCGTCGAGGCCGTGGTAGGCGTCAGTGTCGCGGGGCGGCGCGAGTGCTGCGGGCGCGAAGCTCTCGAGCAGGGTGGTGATCGCGGGGCGTGCGGCCGCGTCGATCGAGTACCAGACCCATGTGCCTCGGCGCTCGGAGACGAGCACGCCGGCGTCCTTGAGCACCTTGAGGTGGTGGGAGACGGTGGGTTGCGAGACGTCCGCGAGCTCCGCGAGGTCGCACACGCACGACTCTCCCCGTGGGTCGGAGGCGATGGCCGACAGCATGCGGAGCCGCAGTGGGTCGGCGAGCGACTTGAGCGTGGCCGCGACGGTTGAGGCGGCATGCTCGCTGATGGCGTGCGACGCGATGGGCGAGCACAGTGCGGCTTCCGACGTGGTGGTCATGATCCTTCCCGTTCGTGGCTGGGCTGCGAAGCGGGGTGGAGGTCTTGCGGCAACGGGTCGGTGCGGAACCAGACGCGGCCGGCCCACAGCGACACGTAGACGAGGCCGACGAGCACGGGCACCTCGATCAGGGGTCCGACGACGCCGGCGAGCGCCTGGCCCGAGGCGGCGCCGAAGGCGCCGATCGCGACCGCGATCGCCAGCTCAAAGTTGTTGCCCGCGGCGGTGAACGCGAGGGTGGTGGAACGGGCGTAGCCCAGCCCCAATGCCTTGCCTGTGACGAGGCCGATCGACCACATCAGCGCGAAGTAGACGAGCAACGGCAGCGCGATCCGGGCGACGTCGAGGGGCCGCTGCACGACGTTCTCGCCCTGGAGCGCGAAGAGCAGCACGATCGTGAAGAGCAGTCCGTAGAGCGCCCAGGGGCCGACGGCCGGGAGGTAGGTGCGCTCGTACCAGTCGCGGCCTCGGGTGCGCTCGCCGATCCAGCGCGATGCGAATCCGGCCGCCAGGGGGATGCCGAGGAAGATGAGCACGTTGATCGCGATCTCGCCCATGGAGATGTCGAGTCCCTGCGTCTCGAGGCCGAGCCATGTCGGCAGCACGGTGAGGTAGAACCAGCCCAGCAGCGCGAAGGCGCCGACCTGGAAGACGGAGTTGATGGCGACGAGCACCGCGGCCGCTTCCCGGTCGCCGCAGGCGAGGTCGTTCCAGATGACGACCATGGCGATGCAGCGCGCGAGCCCGACGATGATGAGGCCGGTGCGGTACTCGGGCAGGTCCGGCAGGAGCAGCCAGGCGAGCGCGAACATGAGCGCCGGTCCGACGAGCCAGTTGAGCACGAGCGACGAGATCAAGAGGCGGCGGTCGCCGGTGATGGCGGCGACGCGGTCGTAGCGGACCTTGGCGAGCACCGGATACATCATCACGAGCAGCCCGAGCGCGATCGGCAACGAGATGCCGCCGATCTCGAGCTGGGCGAGGAGCGTCCCGACGGCAGGCACGGTGCTGCCGAGCACCAGTCCGGCGCCCATGGCAAGCGCGATCCACAGCGGGAGCCAGCGGTCCAGCGCAGACAGGCGGCGCGGCGCGGCCGCCGCGATCGGCGCCCGCTCGGGGCTGGTCGCGACGCTCACGCGACGACGCTCTCGAGGCGGTGAGCGGGCGCTGCAGGCTCAAGTGCCGCAAGGTAGTGCTGGGCGTCCTGCGCGGCTGCGCAGCCGGTGCCGGCTGCGGTGATCGCCTGCCGGTAGATGTGGTCGACGAGGTCGCCCGCGGCGAAGACGCCAGCGACGCTCGTGCGCGTCGAGGGGTGGTCGACGATCACGTACCCGTCGCCGTCGGTCGTGACCTGTCCGGCGACCAGCTCGGAGCGGGGGTCGTGGCCGATCGCGATGAACGCTCCGCTCACAGGCAGGGAGCGCTCGGCACCGGTCTCGGTGTCACGGAGGGAGATGGAATCGAGCTGCTGCTCGCCGACGAAATCGACGACCTCGCTGTTCCATGCCACCTCGACCTTGGGGTGGGTGAGGGCGCGCTCGGCCATGATGCGCGAGGCCCGGAAGGCGTCGCGGCGGTGCACGATCGTGACCTTGGATGCGAACCGGGTGAGGAACAGCGCCTCCTCCATCGCCGAGTCGCCGCCGCCGATGACGGCGACCTCCCGCTCGCGGAAGAAGAAGCCGTCGCACGTCGCGCACCACGAGACGCCGTGGCCGCTCAGGCGATCCTCGGCCGGCAGCCCGAGCCTCCGGTAGGCCGAACCCATCGTCAGGATCACGGCGCTCGCGGCGTACTCGTCGCCGGAGCCGGTGCGGATGCGCTTCACCGGTCCCTCGAGGTCCAGCTCGGTGGCGTCGTCGAGAAGGAGGCGGGCGCCGAAGCGCTCTGCCTGCGCCCGCAGCGACTCCATCAGCTCAGGGCCCTGGACGCCATCCACGAAGCCTGGAAAGTTCTCCACTTCGGTGGTGGTCATCAGGGCGCCGCCCGCGGTGACCGACCCCGCGATGACCACGGGCGCCAGGCCCGCTCGACCCGCATAGATGGCCGCGGTGTAGCCCGCGGGACCGGACCCAA is a window of Agrococcus sp. Marseille-Q4369 DNA encoding:
- the trxB gene encoding thioredoxin-disulfide reductase codes for the protein MSIQSTDLIIIGSGPAGYTAAIYAGRAGLAPVVIAGSVTAGGALMTTTEVENFPGFVDGVQGPELMESLRAQAERFGARLLLDDATELDLEGPVKRIRTGSGDEYAASAVILTMGSAYRRLGLPAEDRLSGHGVSWCATCDGFFFREREVAVIGGGDSAMEEALFLTRFASKVTIVHRRDAFRASRIMAERALTHPKVEVAWNSEVVDFVGEQQLDSISLRDTETGAERSLPVSGAFIAIGHDPRSELVAGQVTTDGDGYVIVDHPSTRTSVAGVFAAGDLVDHIYRQAITAAGTGCAAAQDAQHYLAALEPAAPAHRLESVVA
- the arsB gene encoding ACR3 family arsenite efflux transporter; the protein is MSVATSPERAPIAAAAPRRLSALDRWLPLWIALAMGAGLVLGSTVPAVGTLLAQLEIGGISLPIALGLLVMMYPVLAKVRYDRVAAITGDRRLLISSLVLNWLVGPALMFALAWLLLPDLPEYRTGLIIVGLARCIAMVVIWNDLACGDREAAAVLVAINSVFQVGAFALLGWFYLTVLPTWLGLETQGLDISMGEIAINVLIFLGIPLAAGFASRWIGERTRGRDWYERTYLPAVGPWALYGLLFTIVLLFALQGENVVQRPLDVARIALPLLVYFALMWSIGLVTGKALGLGYARSTTLAFTAAGNNFELAIAVAIGAFGAASGQALAGVVGPLIEVPVLVGLVYVSLWAGRVWFRTDPLPQDLHPASQPSHEREGS